One genomic window of Quercus lobata isolate SW786 chromosome 9, ValleyOak3.0 Primary Assembly, whole genome shotgun sequence includes the following:
- the LOC115960503 gene encoding protein KINESIN LIGHT CHAIN-RELATED 1, with amino-acid sequence MRKAPISYLSHISRHKPQSFAPFPSRNYISDPSSPPPPSSSSSSSSSPLVSHTHLKPCAKTHVLFFKPNQFRKNPFRNMDTLVERPTQLSSRQRKVKQKAELEEAFESAKTTEEMLKAFKDMESAFDEGELGLASLKLGLKFDQEGEDPEKTLSFASRALKALDKDDKPSLLVAMTLQLMGSANYNLKRFNDSLGYLNRANRLLGRLEEEGFSGEDVLPVLHAVQLELANVKTAMGRREEALGNLRKCLEIKEATFEKDSRELGKSHRDLAEAYVAVLNFKEALPYCMKALEIHKKQLGQNSVEVAHDRRLLGIIYTGLEEHKMALEQNQLSQKVLKNWGLSSDLLRAKIDAANMEIALGKYDSAIESLKGVVQEMDKGSETRAMVFISMAKAMCHQEKFADSKRCLEIACGILDKKETTSPVEVAEAYSEISMQYETMNEFETAISLLKRTLAMLERLPQEQHSEGSVSARIGWLLLLTGKVQQAIPYLESAAERLKESFGSKHFGVGYIYNNLGAAYLELDRPQSAAQMFAVAKDIMDVSLGPHHADSIEACQNLSKAYAATGSYAFAIEFQQQVIDAWESHGSSAEDEFKEAHRLLEQLKKKARGASPNNHPVKALPLPHTIVSSRSSETDIPVSQNLSSTN; translated from the exons ATGAGAAAAGCTCCAATCTCATATCTCTCACACATCTCTCGTCATAAGCCACAGTCCTTTGCCCCTTTTCCTTCCAGAAATTACATTTCTGACccctcttctcctcctcctccttcttcttcttcttcttcttcttcttcaccattAGTCTCACACACCCATCTCAAGCCCTGCGCCAAAACCCATGTCTTATTCTTCAAACCCAACCAATTTAGAAAAAACCCATTTCGAAATATGGACACTCTTGTTGAGAGACCAACCCAATTGTCCTCTAGGCAGAGAAAAGTCAAGCAAAAAGCTGAGCTTGAAGAGGCTTTTGAGTCTGCAAAAACCACTGAGGAAATGCTCAAGGCTTTTAAGGACATGGAGTCAGCTTTTGATGAGGGAGAGCTTGGGTTGGCTTCCTTGAAACTTGGCCTCAAATTTGACCAAGAAGGTGAGGACCCTGAAAAGACTCTATCTTTCGCTAGTAGAGCTTTGAAAGCTTTGGATAAAGATGATAAACCTTCTTTACTTGTAGCCATGACTTTGCAATTGATGGGTTCTGCTAATTATAACTTGAAAAGGTTTAATGATAGTTTGGGGTACCTTAATAGGGCTAATAGGTTGTTGGGTAGGCTGGAGGAAGAGGGTTTTAGTGGTGAGGATGTTTTGCCGGTGCTTCATGCAGTGCAGCTTGAGTTGGCCAATGTGAAGACGGCAATGGGGAGGAGAGAGGAGGCTCTTGGGAATCTTAGGAAGTGTTTAGAGATTAAGGAGGCGACTTTTGAGAAAGATAGTAGGGAATTGGGTAAATCACACCGGGATTTGGCAGAAGCATATGTTGCAGTTTTGAACTTTAAGGAGGCTTTGCCATATTGCATGAAGGCGTTGGAGATACATAAGAAGCAATTGGGACAGAATTCGGTGGAGGTTGCACATGATAGGAGGCTTCTTGGGATTATTTATACTGGGTTGGAGGAGCATAAGATGGCTTTGGAGCAGAATCAGTTGTCACAAAAGGTTTTGAAGAATTGGGGGCTTAGTTCTGATTTACTCCGTGCCAAGATTGATGCTGCTAATATGGAGATTGCACTGGGGAAGTATGACTCTGCAATTGAGTCTTTGAAGGGTGTTGTTCAGGAGATGGATAAGGGTAGTGAAACTCGGGCAATGGTGTTTATCTCAATGGCAAAAGCGATGTGTCATCAGGAAAAGTTTGCAGACTCGAAAAGGTGTTTGGAGATTGCTTGTGGAATTCTTGACAAGAAAGAGACGACATCTCCAGTGGAAGTTGCTGAGGCATACTCGGAGATATCGATGCAATATGAAACAATGAATGAGTTTGAAACTGCAATTTCATTGTTAAAGAGAACATTGGCTATGCTTGAGAGGCTTCCGCAAGAACAGCACTCTGAAGGAAGTGTTTCTGCAAGAATAGGATGGTTGCTTTTGCTGACAGGCAAGGTGCAACAGGCTATTCCTTACTTGGAGAGTGCAGCGGAAAGGTTGAAGGAAAGCTTTGGTTCCAAGCATTTTGGCGTGGGTTATATCTACAACAATTTGGGGGCAGCATATTTGGAGTTAGATAGACCTCAGTCAGCTGCACAGATGTTTGCCGTTGCAAAGGACATCATGGATGTATCACTTGGTCCTCATCATGCAGATTCGATTGAGGCATGTCAGAACCTTTCAAAAGCTTATGCTGCCACTGGAAG CTATGCTTTTGCAATAGAATTCCAGCAGCAGGTTATTGATGCTTGGGAAAGCCATGGCTCCAGTGCAGAAGATGAATTCAAAGAAGCCCATCGACTTCTTGAACAACTAAAGAAAAAAGCCCGAGGTGCATCCCCAAACAATCATCCTGTAAAGGCCTTGCCCTTACCTCACACTATTGTCTCTTCTAGGAGCTCAGAAACTGATATTCCTGTTAGTCAAAATCTATCCAGCACAAATTAG
- the LOC115961702 gene encoding uncharacterized protein LOC115961702: protein MLGFSDKDKIGTIQPHNDALVVTLRIGRYDVKRMLVDQGSAVKVIYPNLYKGLNLKSEDLSANDSPLVSFEGKTVILKGQIRLPIQTSLDMVEVDFIVVNAYSPYTAIVTKPWLHALGAVSSILHQKVKYSSEGQVKKIVGNQTMARQCMVAAISHQPSAEPSASIGKGF, encoded by the coding sequence ATGCTGGGCTTTTCGGACAAAGATAAGATTGGGACCATCCAACCCCATAACGATGCTCTAGTAGTCACACTCAGGATTGGAAGATATGATGTGAAGAGAATGCTAGTAGATCAGGGCAGTGCTGTTAAAGTAATATACCCCAACCTATACAAGGGGCTAAACTTAAAATCTGAGGACCTATCGGCGAACGATTCCCCTCTGGTAAGTTTCGAGGGAAAGACCGTTATTCTAAAGGGACAGATCAGACTGCCCATACAAACCAGTTTGGAcatggtggaggtggatttcatCGTAGTTAACGCTTATTCACCCTACACAGCTATTGTGACTAAACCTTGGCTACATGCCCTAGGGGCTGTCTCTTCTATCCTGcaccagaaggtgaagtacTCGTCGGAGGGCCAGGTTAAAAAGATTGTGGGGAATCAGACCATGGCCAGACAGTGCATGGTGGCCGCTATCTCACACCAACCCAGTGCTGAGCCCTCGGCCTCTATTGGAAAGGGCTTTTAG
- the LOC115961703 gene encoding uncharacterized protein LOC115961703: MAIHSKDEALMCKVFMSSLGPVAMRWFDGLKPNFVSFFKQLTQAFGSRFITSNRVPRPLDSLLSLSMLEGETLKAYSDKYWDMYNEIEGNYNDVAISTFKSGLPAEHGLRKSLTGKLVTNLHQLGDQIDKYKRVKEDQQLGKGKAKVLPQERRDFKLDRFNNNNRSRKDFVGQSRSANM; encoded by the coding sequence ATGGCCATCCATTCCAAAgacgaggctttgatgtgcaaagtattTATGTCCAGCTTGGGACCAGTggcaatgagatggtttgacGGCCTCAAACCAAATTTCGTAAGCTTCTTTAAGCAGCTGACCCAAGCCTTTGGCTCTCGCTTCATCACAAGTAACAGGGTTCCTCGGCCCTTGGATTCTCTACTGTCTTTGTCCATGCTAGAAGGGGAGACCCTGAAAGCCTACTCGGACAAGTACTGGGATATGTACAATGAGATAGAGGGTAACTATAACGACGTTGCCATCAGCACTTTCAAGAGCGGCCTCCCAGCTGAGCATGGTTTAAGAAAATCCCTAACAGGAAAGCTTGTCACCAACTTGCACCAACTCGGGGACCAaatcgacaagtacaaaagggtcaAAGAAGACCAACAGTTGGGTAAAGGAAAAGCAAAGGTTCTCCCTCAAGAGAGAAGGGACTTCAAGTTGGACCgatttaacaacaacaaccgGTCGAGGAAAGACTTTGTAGGGCAATCCAGATCTGCCAACATGTAG